In one Heterodontus francisci isolate sHetFra1 chromosome 16, sHetFra1.hap1, whole genome shotgun sequence genomic region, the following are encoded:
- the rgs19 gene encoding regulator of G-protein signaling 19 isoform X4, whose protein sequence is MCFRKRNSNTPNFNEKLKDEDDRNRRISYDIKLETIQNCEASAKPTAEEVHSWAQSFDKLMKTPAGRNIFREFLRTEYSEENMLFWLACEDLKNEANKSAIEEKARIIYEDFISILSPKEVSLDSRVRDVINKKMDEPSTQTFDDAQLQIYTLMHRDSYPRFLNSSIYKSLFQRSSSTSSES, encoded by the exons GAAAGACGAGGATGATCGAAACCGAAGAATATCTTACGATATCAAATTGGAAACCATACAGAACTGTGAAGCAAG TGCGAAGCCAACAGCAGAAGAAGTGCATTCATGGGCTCAATCTTTTGACAAGCTAATGAAAACTCCTGCAGGCAGAAATATCTTCAGAGAATTCTTACGAACTGAATACAGTGAAGAAAATATGCTCTTTTGGCTAGCATGTGAGGATCTCAAAAATGAAGCAAATAAGAGTGCTATTGAGGAAAAAGCACGAATAATATATGAAGACTTTATTTCAATACTTTCTCCGAAAGAG GTTAGCCTTGATTCACGGGTTCGTGATGTCATCAACAAAAAGATGGATGAACCATCAACTCAAACATTTGACGATGCACAGCTTCAGATTTATACCTTAATGCACAGAGACtcctatccaaggttcctgaactcTTCTATATACAAGTCATTGTTTCAGAGGTCATCCAGCACATCTTCAGAATCCTAG